A DNA window from Rhineura floridana isolate rRhiFlo1 chromosome 11, rRhiFlo1.hap2, whole genome shotgun sequence contains the following coding sequences:
- the LOC133367379 gene encoding olfactory receptor 11G2-like — MANDSTIHEFILLGFDVQQRSRFLLLGFFSILYMLTLAENITIITMVFLDNHLAQLPMYILLSNFSWMEMCYVTTTVPRILSDLVSPHGIISFHGCFLQFYFFFSLGTTEFFFLSAMALDRYLAICHPLRYPQLMTQHSCYALVRTCWIVGFLWFPIPVILISKLSFCGPNVIDHFLCDPGPILSLACPPLGNGPFILQIFLYAMLLSNAFFVLLSYGFVILNLIKSSNKASRRKAFSTISFHIIVVTFFYGTVIGMYLIPGGENHSVVTKTATIFYAAITPFLNPLMYCLRNDQVKEALGRLLKRKKRFLRRK, encoded by the coding sequence ATGGCCAATGACAGCACCATCCACGAATTCATTTTGCTGGGATTTGACGTTCAACAGCGGTCACGATTCTTGCTCCTTGGCTTTTTCTCCATTCTCTACATGCTCACTTTGGCTGagaacatcaccatcatcacaaTGGTGTTCCTAGATAACCACTTGGCCCAGCTCCCCATGTACATCCTGCTGAGCAATTTCTCCTGGATGGAGATGTGCTACGTGACTACCACTGTGCCCCGTATTCTCTCTGACCTGGTTTCCCCTCATGGGATCATCTCCTTCCATGGCTGTTTCCTCCAGTTCTACTTCTTCTTCTCTCTTGGCACCACTGAATTCTTCTTCCTTTCTGCCATGGCCTTGGATCGGTACTTGGCCATCTGCCACCCCCTGCGCTACCCACAACTTATGACTCAACATTCCTGCTATGCCTTGGTAAGGACATGTTGGATTGTTGGCTTCCTGTGGTTTCCTATCCCAGTGATTTTGATCTCCAAGTTGTCCTTTTGTGGTCCTAACGTTATTGACCACTTTTTGTGTGATCCTGGGCCAATTCTGTCCCTGGCCTGCCCTCCACTTGGAAACGGTCCCTTTATCTTACAAATATTTCTGTATGCTATGCTTTTAAGCAATGCATTCTTTGTTTTGCTATCATATGGCTTTGTCATTCTCAACCTGATAAAATCTTCCAACAAAGCCAGTCGTAGGAAGGCCTTCTCTACCATATCTTTCCACATAATAGTGGTGACATTTTTCTATGGCACAGTCATAGGGATGTACTTAATTCCAGGTGGAGAAAATCATTCAGTAGTCACCAAGACAGCAACCATCTTCTACGCGGCCATCACACCCTTTCTCAATCCCCTGATGTACTGTCTGAGGAATGATCAGGTGAAAGAGGCCCTGGGCAGGTTgctaaagagaaagaaaagatttCTGAGGAGAAAGTGA